A single genomic interval of Streptomyces graminofaciens harbors:
- a CDS encoding LacI family DNA-binding transcriptional regulator yields MRPPTIRDVAERAGVSKSLVSLVLRGSDQVRPERRQAVLAAVEELGYRTNAAARSLSERRTRTVGVLLNDMRNPWFVELLDGLNSRLHDGGLRMLLADGHLNRRLGEDLTRTFTELRVDGLIAVGTLPPSEALRTAAAQIPTVVAGAREPVLPVVDIVANDDEHGARLATEHLIGLGHRRIAHIAGQGVVGDLRRRSFEAVMREHGLDDTAIVEQGDLTEEGGYRATVRLLSAPERPTALFAFNDIACVGALSAAEEIGLDVPRDLSLVGYDNTYLSRLRHLWLTTVDNASHDVGRRAAQHLIDRIADPARPGTTVLAAPTLEVRGTTAPPKDDTP; encoded by the coding sequence ATGAGACCTCCGACCATCCGCGACGTCGCCGAACGGGCCGGCGTGTCGAAATCACTGGTCTCCCTCGTGCTGCGCGGATCCGACCAGGTGCGCCCGGAGAGACGGCAGGCCGTGCTGGCCGCCGTGGAGGAGCTCGGCTACCGGACGAACGCCGCCGCTCGCAGTCTCAGCGAGCGGCGCACCCGCACGGTCGGCGTGCTGCTGAACGACATGCGCAACCCCTGGTTCGTGGAACTGCTGGACGGCCTCAACTCCCGCCTCCATGACGGCGGCCTGCGGATGCTGCTGGCCGACGGCCACCTCAACCGGCGCCTCGGCGAGGACCTCACCCGCACCTTCACCGAGCTACGGGTCGACGGTCTGATCGCCGTCGGCACCCTGCCGCCCTCCGAGGCGTTGCGCACCGCGGCGGCGCAGATCCCCACCGTCGTCGCAGGCGCGCGGGAGCCCGTGCTCCCTGTGGTGGACATCGTCGCCAACGACGACGAGCACGGCGCCCGCCTGGCCACCGAGCACCTCATCGGACTCGGCCATCGGCGCATCGCCCACATCGCCGGGCAGGGCGTCGTCGGCGACCTTCGCCGGCGCAGCTTCGAGGCGGTCATGCGCGAGCACGGGCTGGACGACACGGCGATCGTGGAGCAGGGCGACCTGACCGAGGAGGGCGGCTACCGGGCCACGGTCCGCCTCCTCAGCGCCCCCGAACGGCCCACCGCCCTGTTCGCCTTCAACGACATCGCGTGCGTGGGCGCCCTGTCGGCGGCCGAGGAAATCGGCCTCGACGTGCCGCGCGACCTCTCCCTGGTGGGCTACGACAACACCTATCTGTCCCGCCTGCGACACCTCTGGCTCACCACGGTCGACAACGCCAGCCATGACGTCGGCCGCCGCGCCGCCCAGCATCTCATCGACCGGATCGCGGACCCGGCCCGTCCGGGTACGACCGTCCTCGCCGCGCCGACACTCGAAGTGCGTGGCACCACCGCGCCGCCGAAGGACGACACGCCCTGA